One window of the Bacteroidales bacterium genome contains the following:
- a CDS encoding RHS repeat-associated core domain-containing protein encodes MVKLTDNNGNPVFQASYDAWGLQTLSESNTFSFHRGYTGHEHLPEFGLINMNGRMYHPVLGRFLSPDPYVQAPEYSQNFNRYSYCLNNPLMYTDPSGEIFWLIPALIGIGKSMLVGAAIGAVVSGATYSISAGISGNWDKSDFWKSVGFGTIGGAIGGAFSGVGAVGGFGQFGNSFAYGMLSQTSSSLITNAIYGNSITWGSAAGSIAGSFLSASMPTFKGVKGGWLKNAGAEIGVSMAKGAYVGAFSGTVRGVVDNDPNAMIQGMVGGAISGGSGALLRIGTMGPTFIPDPDIYCEIEDFGQIHRTGLLLRAITVGNNAVGLESRGKYSFDQIREIRHHEGYHVGQINELGVFGFYSRIASQYIGALISWMDPMAVYHQRGTLENVTRKYTFDRLKYFFYGNEIRYNRFF; translated from the coding sequence ATAGTCAAACTGACGGACAACAACGGCAATCCGGTCTTCCAGGCAAGTTATGATGCCTGGGGCCTGCAAACGTTATCCGAAAGTAATACTTTTTCTTTCCATCGTGGTTATACCGGCCATGAACACTTACCTGAGTTCGGACTAATTAATATGAACGGTAGGATGTACCATCCTGTGCTCGGAAGGTTCCTGAGTCCCGATCCTTATGTACAGGCACCGGAGTATTCGCAGAACTTTAACCGGTATAGCTATTGTCTGAATAATCCGTTGATGTATACCGATCCGAGCGGGGAGATATTTTGGCTTATTCCTGCATTAATTGGGATAGGGAAATCAATGCTTGTTGGCGCGGCAATAGGTGCAGTAGTAAGTGGGGCAACATATTCAATATCTGCTGGAATATCCGGGAACTGGGATAAAAGCGATTTCTGGAAATCAGTTGGATTTGGCACTATTGGTGGTGCCATTGGCGGAGCGTTCTCAGGAGTAGGCGCTGTGGGGGGCTTCGGTCAATTCGGTAATTCATTTGCTTATGGCATGCTAAGTCAGACTTCCAGCTCTCTTATAACTAATGCTATATATGGAAATAGTATTACTTGGGGGAGCGCTGCTGGAAGTATTGCAGGTTCATTTTTAAGTGCCAGTATGCCTACCTTTAAAGGAGTAAAAGGAGGATGGCTTAAAAATGCAGGTGCAGAAATAGGAGTTTCTATGGCAAAAGGGGCCTATGTTGGAGCTTTTTCCGGTACAGTCAGAGGAGTGGTTGACAATGATCCCAATGCAATGATTCAAGGAATGGTTGGTGGCGCTATAAGCGGAGGAAGTGGCGCATTATTACGAATTGGGACAATGGGTCCAACATTTATACCAGACCCTGATATTTATTGTGAAATTGAAGATTTTGGGCAAATTCATCGTACTGGTCTTCTCTTAAGGGCTATTACTGTTGGCAATAATGCTGTTGGGCTTGAGAGTAGAGGTAAATATAGTTTTGATCAAATAAGGGAGATCAGACACCATGAGGGTTATCATGTAGGACAAATAAATGAGTTAGGAGTATTTGGATTTTACTCACGAATTGCATCTCAATATATTGGTGCACTTATTAGTTGGATGGATCCTATGGCTGTTTACCACCAAAGAGGCACATTAGAAAATGTAACAAGAAAATACACTTTTGATAGATTAAAGTACTTTTTTTATGGAAATGAAATTCGTTACAATCGTTTTTTTTAA
- a CDS encoding RHS domain-containing protein yields MYVKQAGEQDKTYYAHTDHLGSIVKLTDNNGNPVFQASYDAWGLQTLSENNTFTFHRGYTSHEHLPEFGLINMTRPKGEHGAYSGITPGRVYHPVLGRFLSPDPYVQAPEYSPNFNRYSYCLNNPLVFTEPARARLTSLRSAIA; encoded by the coding sequence GTGTATGTGAAACAAGCAGGCGAGCAGGATAAAACCTACTATGCGCATACCGACCATCTGGGGAGCATTGTCAAACTGACGGACAACAACGGCAATCCGGTCTTTCAGGCCAGTTATGATGCCTGGGGGCTGCAAACATTGTCCGAAAATAATACTTTTACCTTCCATCGCGGCTATACCAGCCATGAACACTTACCTGAGTTCGGACTAATTAATATGACCCGACCGAAGGGAGAGCATGGAGCGTATAGCGGAATAACCCCTGGTAGGGTGTACCATCCTGTACTCGGAAGGTTTTTAAGTCCCGACCCTTATGTACAGGCACCGGAGTATTCACCGAACTTTAACCGGTATAGCTATTGTCTGAATAATCCGTTGGTGTTTACCGAACCAGCTCGCGCGCGTTTAACTTCGTTGAGATCGGCTATCGCCTAA
- a CDS encoding nitroreductase family protein has product MQVKDVKNNGNAVMKQRCSIRVYDPSVKISREEIEKILQDAMTAPSSLNLQPWRFVVVNTPEGKELLKPFMSFNQQQLETCSAMIAVFGDLQFMSNAEKIYSAAVEKGLMTPEHSQMMLGVINGAKQNIPAEAIKDGILADCGLVIMQLMLAAKAYGYDTNPIGGYDKGAVTKALGMDTSRYIPVLLVSIGKAAEEKHDSIRFSVNEVTQWK; this is encoded by the coding sequence ATGCAGGTAAAAGATGTAAAAAACAATGGAAATGCGGTGATGAAACAGCGTTGCTCGATCCGTGTATACGATCCTTCGGTGAAGATCAGCCGCGAAGAGATAGAAAAAATACTACAGGATGCGATGACAGCACCTTCTTCGCTCAATTTGCAGCCGTGGCGATTTGTAGTGGTGAATACCCCGGAGGGAAAAGAACTGCTCAAGCCTTTTATGAGCTTCAACCAACAGCAACTCGAAACCTGCTCGGCCATGATCGCAGTTTTCGGAGACCTGCAATTTATGTCGAATGCCGAAAAGATATATTCGGCAGCGGTAGAAAAAGGGTTAATGACTCCGGAACACAGCCAGATGATGCTGGGCGTTATCAACGGAGCCAAACAAAATATACCCGCCGAGGCAATAAAAGACGGGATACTTGCCGATTGTGGATTGGTGATCATGCAACTGATGCTGGCTGCGAAGGCCTACGGATATGATACCAATCCGATAGGCGGTTATGACAAAGGCGCCGTTACCAAGGCGTTAGGGATGGATACATCACGTTATATTCCCGTACTACTGGTATCAATCGGCAAAGCTGCAGAAGAAAAACACGATTCTATCCGCTTTTCGGTAAATGAAGTAACACAATGGAAATAA